Proteins encoded within one genomic window of Geotalea daltonii FRC-32:
- a CDS encoding GrpB family protein: METLEEKIARVVKEEVAIVPYDPRWRDLFEEERRHLLSCLPHDLVKRIEHFGSTAVPGLTAKPIVDILVEVTSLDETQKLIAPILEAQGYDYFWRPTCGDDTPPFYAWFIKRDKNGNRTHHIHMIERDFEHWDRLLFRDYLIDHPDAAREYEDLKTQLSEAHHGDRVSYTKAKSDFVNLVTEMAKADLQKGPTTRRQTTG; this comes from the coding sequence ATGGAAACACTAGAAGAGAAAATTGCGAGGGTGGTGAAAGAGGAAGTGGCCATTGTGCCATATGATCCCCGATGGAGAGACCTCTTTGAAGAAGAGAGGAGACATCTTCTATCGTGCTTGCCTCATGATCTGGTGAAAAGGATCGAACATTTTGGGAGCACAGCTGTCCCAGGCCTCACGGCCAAACCCATCGTGGACATTCTGGTCGAGGTAACAAGCCTCGATGAAACCCAAAAGCTTATTGCCCCCATCTTGGAAGCGCAAGGGTACGACTATTTCTGGAGACCCACATGTGGAGATGACACGCCTCCATTCTATGCTTGGTTCATAAAGCGAGACAAGAACGGAAACAGAACACATCATATTCATATGATTGAACGCGATTTTGAACACTGGGACAGACTCCTGTTTCGGGACTACCTCATTGATCATCCAGATGCTGCACGGGAGTACGAGGATCTCAAGACACAGCTCTCTGAGGCGCACCATGGTGATCGTGTCTCCTACACGAAGGCCAAGAGCGATTTTGTCAACCTAGTAACCGAAATGGCCAAAGCAGACTTACAGAAAGGCCCAACCACTCGGCGGCAGACAACCGGCTGA
- the lysS gene encoding lysine--tRNA ligase yields MATEELSELLLQRRRKVDSMWEAGINPYPNDFRPEHTSADLVAAYGNVQEIEADPQHFIVAGRIIARRSFGKAAFVQLQDRKGRFQLYVKKDAVGEEVFEQFESFDIGDIVGATGYPFRTKTGELSLHVEQIRLLTKSLLPLPEKFHGLTDVETRYRQRYVDLIVNPEVRELFVKRSRVINLIREFMVKNDFLEVETPMMQQIPGGATARPFVTHHNALDMELFLRIAPELYLKRLVVGGLDRVFEINRNFRNEGISVRHNPEFTMMEFYQAYATFEDLMNYTEELLCHVAQNVLGTLDFSYQGMPISFQRPWKRFTVKEAILEYGDIDAKSLEDRDMAYAYAKKIGLDLPEDIGYGKLITEIFEEVAETKLIQPTFITAYPTEVSPLSRKSDHDPEIVDRFEFFCAGREMANAFSELNDPVDQKERFLAQVAAKAKGDEEAHYMDEDYIRALEYGMPPTAGEGIGIDRLVMLLCDAPSIRDVILFPQLRKEVK; encoded by the coding sequence GTGGCAACTGAAGAACTGAGTGAATTGTTGTTGCAGAGAAGACGCAAGGTTGACAGCATGTGGGAAGCGGGGATCAATCCTTATCCCAACGATTTCAGACCCGAACACACCTCGGCTGATCTTGTTGCCGCCTATGGCAATGTACAGGAGATCGAGGCCGACCCGCAGCATTTTATCGTTGCCGGGAGGATCATTGCCCGCCGTTCCTTCGGCAAGGCTGCCTTCGTGCAGCTCCAGGACCGCAAGGGGCGTTTCCAGCTTTATGTGAAGAAAGATGCGGTTGGAGAGGAAGTTTTCGAACAATTCGAATCTTTCGATATAGGCGATATCGTCGGTGCGACCGGTTATCCTTTTCGCACCAAGACCGGCGAGCTTTCCCTCCATGTCGAGCAGATCAGGCTTCTAACCAAGTCACTCTTGCCGCTACCCGAGAAATTCCACGGCCTTACCGATGTGGAGACCCGCTATCGCCAGCGGTATGTGGATTTGATCGTCAATCCCGAGGTTCGGGAACTGTTCGTCAAACGCTCCAGGGTCATTAATCTGATCCGCGAATTCATGGTGAAGAATGACTTTCTGGAAGTGGAAACGCCGATGATGCAGCAGATCCCCGGTGGAGCCACGGCGCGTCCCTTTGTCACCCATCACAATGCCCTGGATATGGAGCTCTTTCTCCGCATCGCCCCTGAACTTTACCTGAAAAGACTTGTGGTAGGAGGCCTCGACCGGGTTTTCGAGATCAATCGCAATTTCCGCAATGAGGGAATCTCTGTTCGCCACAACCCTGAATTCACCATGATGGAGTTCTACCAGGCCTACGCCACCTTCGAGGACCTGATGAACTACACCGAGGAACTGCTCTGCCATGTGGCGCAGAATGTCCTCGGCACCCTCGATTTCAGCTACCAGGGAATGCCGATCAGCTTCCAGCGCCCGTGGAAACGTTTCACTGTCAAGGAGGCGATCCTGGAATACGGCGACATCGATGCCAAATCCCTGGAGGATCGGGACATGGCCTATGCCTACGCCAAAAAGATCGGCCTCGATCTGCCCGAAGATATCGGTTACGGCAAGCTCATTACCGAAATATTCGAGGAAGTGGCGGAAACGAAACTGATCCAGCCTACCTTCATCACCGCTTACCCCACCGAGGTTTCCCCCCTGTCGCGGAAAAGCGACCACGACCCGGAGATCGTCGACCGCTTCGAGTTTTTCTGTGCCGGTCGCGAAATGGCCAATGCCTTTTCCGAGCTTAACGATCCGGTGGACCAGAAGGAGCGCTTTCTTGCCCAGGTTGCTGCCAAGGCCAAGGGTGATGAAGAGGCCCATTACATGGATGAAGATTACATCAGGGCGCTGGAATACGGTATGCCACCCACTGCAGGGGAGGGTATCGGTATTGACCGGCTGGTGATGCTTCTTTGCGATGCTCCCTCCATCCGCGATGTAATTCTCTTTCCCCAACTGCGAAAAGAAGTAAAATAA
- a CDS encoding TraB/GumN family protein, with the protein MKGVIWSIMLVLLFCTGASAESSVWKAQKDNSTIYLGGTCHVLRESDYPLPPEFEKAYKASETVVFETDIAKLQDPSMQQQLLAKAMYTDGSTADKHLSPKVYGQLSSFCETNGIPIKAFSQFKPAMIMLTLTVIELKKLGATEQGVDQFFHSLASRDKKPVEGLETVEEQIDYIATMADGNEDDFVLHSLKDMKTMDEQFSNLAAAWRKGDGRKLDELMVNDLKSRQPQLYKRLITDRNRNWFPLIDAYLKTPRTEFILVGVGHLVGPDGIVEALKKKGYKVEKF; encoded by the coding sequence ATGAAGGGAGTCATATGGAGCATAATGCTTGTTTTGCTTTTCTGTACAGGGGCGTCTGCCGAATCGTCGGTCTGGAAGGCGCAAAAGGATAATTCCACCATCTATCTGGGTGGAACCTGCCATGTCCTGCGCGAGTCCGATTATCCGCTGCCGCCGGAATTTGAAAAGGCTTACAAGGCATCGGAAACTGTGGTCTTTGAGACAGACATCGCTAAACTGCAGGATCCATCCATGCAACAGCAGTTGCTGGCAAAGGCCATGTATACCGACGGCAGCACCGCTGATAAACACCTGTCACCCAAGGTGTATGGCCAGCTCAGCTCCTTTTGTGAAACAAACGGCATTCCCATCAAAGCTTTCAGCCAATTCAAGCCGGCGATGATAATGTTGACGCTGACAGTCATTGAGCTTAAGAAACTGGGGGCTACCGAACAGGGGGTGGACCAGTTTTTCCACAGCCTGGCCAGTAGGGACAAAAAGCCCGTGGAGGGACTTGAGACGGTTGAGGAACAAATTGATTACATCGCTACCATGGCCGATGGCAACGAAGATGATTTCGTGCTCCACTCCCTGAAGGATATGAAGACCATGGACGAGCAGTTCAGTAATCTTGCAGCTGCATGGCGCAAGGGGGATGGCAGGAAACTGGACGAGTTGATGGTCAATGATCTCAAATCACGGCAACCGCAGCTCTACAAGAGATTGATCACCGATCGCAACAGAAACTGGTTTCCCTTGATCGACGCCTATCTAAAAACGCCCCGGACTGAATTCATCCTGGTCGGAGTTGGCCACCTGGTGGGGCCGGACGGGATCGTAGAGGCGCTGAAGAAGAAGGGATACAAAGTGGAAAAATTCTGA
- the ettA gene encoding energy-dependent translational throttle protein EttA, producing the protein MAIEPNKVIYSMIGVSKFYDKKPVLKDIYLSYFYGAKIGVLGLNGSGKSSLLRILAGVDKDFNGKAVLSAGYTVGYLEQEPQLDEGKTVREIVEQGVQETVDLLNEFNDITAKFSEPDADFDKLVTRQAEVQEKLDHLDAWDLDARLEMAMDALRCPAGDTPVKVLSGGEKRRVALCRLLLQKPDILLLDEPTNHLDAESVAWLEHHLQRYAGTIIAVTHDRYFLDNVAGWILELDRGQGIPWQGNYSSWLEQKQQRLAQEEKTETERQKTLQRELEWIKMSPKGRHAKGKARISSYEQLLTQESEKRAKDLEIYIPPGPRLGDIVVEADNVNKAYDDRLLVEGMTFRLPPGGIVGIIGPNGAGKTTLFRMITNQEQPDSGNIRIGETVKLAYVDQSRDSLNPEQTIWEAISDGQDQIQLGKQTVNSRAYVSRFNFSGADQQKKVGLLSGGERNRVHLAKMLKDGGNVILLDEPTNDLDVNTMRALEEALENFAGCAVVISHDRWFLDRIATHILAFEGESKVVWFEGNYSEYEEDRHARLGTAADQPHRIKYRQLTRA; encoded by the coding sequence ATGGCGATAGAACCCAACAAGGTCATTTATTCGATGATCGGCGTCAGCAAATTCTACGATAAGAAGCCGGTATTGAAGGACATCTATCTTTCCTATTTCTACGGCGCCAAGATCGGCGTGCTCGGTCTGAACGGCTCGGGAAAGAGCTCTCTGCTCCGCATCCTGGCAGGAGTCGACAAGGACTTCAACGGCAAGGCCGTACTCTCCGCGGGGTACACCGTCGGCTACCTGGAGCAGGAGCCCCAGCTGGACGAAGGAAAGACAGTCAGGGAGATCGTCGAGCAGGGGGTGCAGGAGACCGTCGATCTGCTCAATGAATTTAACGACATCACCGCCAAGTTCAGCGAGCCCGATGCCGATTTCGACAAACTTGTAACACGTCAGGCCGAGGTGCAGGAAAAGCTGGACCATCTGGATGCCTGGGACCTGGATGCACGGCTGGAAATGGCCATGGATGCCCTGCGCTGCCCGGCCGGCGACACCCCGGTTAAAGTACTGTCCGGCGGGGAGAAGCGCCGCGTGGCCCTGTGCCGGCTTCTGCTGCAGAAACCGGACATCCTGCTCCTGGACGAACCGACCAACCACCTGGATGCCGAATCGGTCGCCTGGCTTGAGCATCACCTGCAGCGCTATGCCGGCACCATTATCGCCGTCACCCATGACCGCTATTTTCTGGACAATGTTGCCGGCTGGATCCTTGAGCTGGACCGGGGCCAGGGAATACCATGGCAGGGGAACTACTCTTCCTGGCTTGAGCAGAAGCAGCAGCGACTGGCCCAGGAAGAAAAAACCGAGACCGAGCGCCAGAAAACCCTGCAGCGTGAGCTGGAATGGATCAAGATGTCCCCCAAGGGCCGCCATGCAAAGGGCAAGGCACGTATTTCATCCTACGAGCAGCTCCTCACCCAGGAAAGCGAAAAGCGGGCCAAGGATCTGGAAATTTACATCCCCCCCGGACCGAGACTTGGCGACATCGTAGTCGAAGCAGACAACGTCAATAAGGCTTACGACGACCGGCTCCTGGTTGAAGGCATGACCTTCCGCCTCCCCCCAGGCGGCATCGTCGGCATCATCGGTCCCAACGGCGCCGGCAAGACCACCCTTTTCCGCATGATCACCAATCAGGAGCAACCGGACAGCGGCAACATCCGCATCGGCGAGACGGTCAAGCTTGCCTACGTGGACCAGAGCCGCGACAGCCTCAACCCTGAACAGACCATCTGGGAAGCCATCTCCGACGGCCAGGACCAGATCCAGCTGGGCAAACAGACGGTCAATTCCCGCGCCTACGTCTCCCGCTTCAACTTCTCCGGCGCCGATCAGCAGAAAAAAGTCGGGCTTCTATCAGGCGGCGAGCGGAACCGGGTTCACCTGGCGAAGATGCTGAAAGACGGTGGCAACGTCATCCTTCTTGACGAACCGACCAACGATCTGGACGTGAACACCATGCGGGCGCTGGAAGAAGCACTGGAGAATTTCGCCGGCTGTGCCGTGGTCATCAGCCACGACCGCTGGTTTCTGGACCGCATTGCCACCCATATCCTCGCTTTCGAGGGAGAAAGCAAGGTGGTCTGGTTCGAGGGGAACTACTCCGAGTATGAGGAAGACCGCCACGCCCGCCTGGGCACCGCCGCCGACCAGCCCCACCGCATCAAGTACCGCCAACTGACCAGGGCGTAA
- a CDS encoding lipoprotein-releasing ABC transporter permease subunit: protein MPFELFIGLRYLKAKRKATFISLITLISVAGVALGVMALIIVLAVMTGFEEDLKEKILGTNAHIVVLKSGEGIEDHQQLMDRLKKFKGVVATTPFIYSQVMLTTGKNVSGVVLRGVDTKTDAQVTNLHKTVVEGNLVDLDRRTPLPSKSDESPLPGIVIGKELAKNLNLFLGDSVNVVSPMGNITPLGMMPKMKRFRLVGIFNTGMFEYDSTLAYVGLGDAQDFLGLGSAVTGIQLKVADVYKSGEITRRINQELGFPYFARDWMQMNKNILFALRTEKVVMFIILTLIVLVAAFGIASTLFMVVMEKTRDIAILKSMGATSRSVMRIFVFEGLIIGFFGTAIGVLGGLLVALNLEPIVNTVQKLTGFQFFSKDIYYLDHFPSLVIPSDVILISVTAIVISFVATLYPSWQASRLSPAEALRYE from the coding sequence ATGCCTTTTGAACTCTTCATCGGTCTCCGTTATCTGAAGGCGAAACGCAAGGCGACCTTCATCTCGCTGATCACGCTTATTTCCGTTGCCGGCGTGGCACTGGGGGTAATGGCGCTGATCATCGTCCTTGCCGTCATGACCGGTTTTGAAGAAGACCTCAAAGAGAAGATTCTCGGCACCAACGCCCATATCGTAGTGCTGAAAAGCGGCGAGGGAATAGAAGACCATCAGCAGCTGATGGACCGGTTGAAAAAATTCAAGGGCGTAGTTGCAACCACGCCGTTCATTTACAGCCAGGTGATGCTGACCACCGGCAAAAATGTATCGGGGGTGGTACTGCGTGGGGTGGATACCAAGACCGATGCCCAGGTAACCAATCTGCACAAGACGGTGGTTGAGGGAAACCTGGTTGACTTGGATCGCCGGACACCGTTGCCGTCGAAGAGTGACGAATCACCGCTGCCGGGAATTGTAATCGGCAAGGAATTGGCCAAGAACCTCAACCTTTTTCTCGGCGACAGCGTCAATGTAGTCTCTCCCATGGGTAATATTACACCGCTTGGCATGATGCCGAAGATGAAGCGTTTCCGCCTGGTGGGTATCTTCAACACTGGTATGTTCGAATATGATTCTACCCTGGCCTATGTGGGGCTCGGTGACGCGCAGGATTTCCTCGGATTGGGCTCGGCCGTTACCGGCATCCAACTTAAGGTTGCCGATGTGTACAAGAGCGGTGAAATTACACGCAGGATCAATCAGGAGCTGGGCTTTCCTTATTTTGCCAGGGACTGGATGCAGATGAACAAAAACATTCTCTTCGCCCTCCGGACGGAGAAGGTTGTCATGTTCATCATTCTTACACTGATCGTCCTGGTGGCCGCCTTCGGCATTGCTTCGACACTGTTCATGGTGGTCATGGAGAAGACACGGGACATCGCCATTCTCAAATCCATGGGGGCTACCAGCAGAAGCGTCATGCGCATTTTCGTCTTCGAGGGACTTATCATCGGTTTTTTCGGTACGGCCATCGGCGTTCTCGGGGGGCTGCTTGTGGCCCTTAACCTGGAGCCGATCGTCAATACGGTGCAAAAGCTGACCGGTTTCCAGTTTTTCAGCAAGGATATTTATTACCTGGACCATTTCCCTTCGCTGGTCATCCCCTCGGATGTGATACTCATTTCAGTCACAGCCATCGTCATCTCTTTCGTTGCAACCCTTTACCCGTCATGGCAGGCATCGAGACTTTCCCCAGCCGAGGCACTGCGCTATGAGTAA